The genomic DNA ATTTTACAACCTCAGCGCAGCAAATTTGCAAAGCATTGGCAGCAGGGGAGAACGACGTGGTCAATCCCCGTCGTCGTCATCATCGACATCTTTTAGCAGTCTGTCTGCCTTCTTGCGCACCAGAACCGTGCGCAAGTCATGCATCGCCATCAACAGCGCGTCGGTCACTGCCTCCAGCTGATCATCAGTCGCACGGGACTGTGCCCAATGCGTTGTCGTATTCAGATAATCGACCGCCCTGTGGATGTCGTCAATGTCGCGGTATTCCTGTAGCTCCAGACGTTCGGCCATCCACTCTTGGATAACCTCCCTGTCTCGGTCGGTCAGTTCGCGTTCGCCATGTGGCTTGATCTGGCCATTGCGGATGTTGACCACCGCAATCTGATCCATGTCGATCCGGCGCTGCCGGTTCTCCGTATCGACGCGGAACACGAAAGCACCATTTTCGCGCACCCTGAAATAATATTCCGGCAGTTCTCCGGCCATGCGGTCTCCTTTAACGCAGCTTGGCGCAGAACTGTTGGATGCGTGTGCAGGCCTCCTCTAGCGCGGCGTCCGACGTAGCGTAGCTGACGCGGAAGTTCGGCGAAAGTCCGAATGCCGCTCCAAAGACAACCGCGACGCCGGTTTCCTCCAGCAGTGCGGTGGCAAACACCTCGTCATCGGTAATTTTTGTGCCAGCCTCGGAGGTCTTTCCGATCAGCTCTGCGATCGACGGATAAACATAGAACGCGCCGTCTGGGGTCGGGCATTGGATGCCGGGTGCTTCGTTCAGCATCCTGACCACCAAATCACGGCGGCGTTTGAAAACAGCGTTATTCTCTGGGATGAAATCCTGTGTGCCGTTCAGCGCCTCAACGGCTGCCCACTGGCTGATGGTGCATGGGTTCGAGGTGCTCTGGCTCTGAATTTTACGCATCGCACCGATCAGCCATTCGGGGCCGGCGGCGTATCCGATACGCCATCCGGTCATGGCATACGCCTTGGAGACGCCATTGCAGGTCAGCGTGCGGTCATAAAGCTGCGGTTCGACCTCTGCGGGGGTGCAGAATTTGAAATCACCATAGGCGAGGTGTTCGTACATATCGTCGGTCATTACCATCACGTGCGGATGGCGTAGCAGTACGTCTGTCAGTGCCTTCAATTCGTCCCAACTGTATCCCGCGCCGGTTGGGTTGCTGGGAGAGTTGAAGATGAACCACTTCGTGCGGGGCGTGATCGCGGCTTCCAGTTGATCCGCGGTCAGCTTGTACCCGGTCTGCATCGAGGCCTCGGCAATGACTGGTTCGCCACCTGCCAACAGCACCATATCGGGGTAACTTACCCAATAGGGGGCGGGTATCACCACCTCATCACCCGGGTTCAGCGTTGCCATGAGGGCATTATAAAGGATTTGTTTACCACCAGTGCCGATGCTGACCTGAGCCGGGAGGTAATCAAGTGCGTTATCGCGTTTCAGCTTGGCGCAGATGGCTTGCTTGAGTTCGATAATGCCGTCGGGAGCGGTGTAACGCGTCTTTCCCTCCTGAATCGCGCGGATGCCAGCGGCGGCGATGTTTTCGGGCGTGTCGAAATCCGGCTCGCCTGCGCCAAGGCCGATCACGTCGCGCCCGGCCTCTTTTAGCTCGCGCGCCTTGGTGCTGACGGCGATGGTGGGCGAGGGTTTGACGCGCGATAGTGTCGCGGAGTGGGCATTCATGGCGGGCTCCGGTTTGAATGATGGCTCTGCATGTCTTAGGTTGCGCTTGAAGGCGGATCAAGCATGATCGCCAGAAAGGAAAATGATGACTGCTGTATCACTCGAGGGTTGGTACGACCCGGACGCGACCACATTCGGCGATCGCGTGGCAGGTGCGCGCGAACAGGCCGGTATGAGCCAAGCGCAATTGGCAAAACGGCTGGGGATCAAGAAGAAGACCCTAGAAGAATGGGAAAACGATCATTCCGAGCCGCGTGCAAACCGTCTGTCGATGATGGCCGGGCTGATGAATGTCACGATTACATGGTTGTTGACAGGGCAAGGCGAAGGACCGGGCGATCCCGAGGGCGCCTCACTCTCGCGCGAAGCGTCTGAACTCTTGAGTGAAGTGCGTGAGATCAGTGTGCAGATGCGGCTGGCCTCTGAGCGGCTGAACCGGGTCGAGAAAGAATTGCAGACGCTGCTGCGCGAGCCCGAGATTGCCTGACGAAACCCGCGCTACCCGGCTGCGGCGGCTGGGCATGCGATCGATCCGTCGCGGAACCAAGGAAATGGATATCGTGCTGTCGCGCTATGCGGCGGCACGGTTGGAGATGCTCGACTCCGAAATGCTGGATCTCTACGAGGCCCTGCTGGAGGAGAACGATCAGGACCTATACCAATGGGTTTCAGGTCAGGTTGCGCCACCGGCGCGGTTTGAAGTGCTGGCAGCAGATATCGTACAGCACGGCACCGCAGGTGCGGCAACGAAGTAGATTGCATTTTAGGCGCTATCGGTTCGGTTTAACCGATTGTTGGGCATTTTCGCGCAGGGTCACTCTCCAAGCGGTTTCGCACGGAGATGATAATGACTTTGCACGACACTCTGAGCCCCCCAAAGGCTGAGCAGGGCTTTATGACCGGCTATCTGGACGCTCTTGCGCTGGTGGAACGCCTGCATCGGCTGTTACTGGATGTCATCAAGGATGAATTCGAACGCGTCGGAGTACTGGAGATTAACGCAGTTCAGGCGCTGCTGCTGTTCAACATCGGTGATAACGAGGTTACAGCTGGTGAACTGAAGTCGCGCGGATATTATCAGGGCAGCAACGTCAGTTACAATCTGAAGAAGCTGGTCGAGATGGGCTATATGCACCATCAGCGGTGCGAAATTGACCGTCGATCGGTGCGCGTACGCCTGACGCAGAAAGGGCGCGATATTCGCGATATCGTTGCCGGCCTTTTCGAGCGGCACGCCGAAGGGTTGCAGGGCAGGGGTGTTCTGGGCGCGGACGGGATCGACCAGATTGCCATTTCTCTGCGCAGGGTAGAACGGTACTGGACGGATCAAATTCGCTATATTTATTGAAGATCTGATGGAATGGTCTGTGTGGTTGTCTCTGATACAGTCAAAATCTGCACCTCGCGCAGCAGCTTGCGTGCCATAGCCTGCTGGAATGCGTCGAAATCGACGGCAGTCTCGATAAAGCTGCCGGGGCCTCGGATCACATGGGTTCGGTAATGATGTTCAAGAGTCTGCGTCAGGCTGAGATCCTTGTCGATATTGTCGCGCCCGAGGGGATTGATGACCAATCCGTTGATCGTGATCCAGCCATCACGCGGTAAACCGCCCGGATGCGGACCGGCATTCGAGGGACCGTCGCCCGAAATATCCAACGTATGTTGCCAGCATAGGCCGCGCTCTTTGAGCAGCTCTGTGCCGAATGTAATCGCTGCGCCAACAGCAGTAGTGGGGTCGGAGAAACGCAGATTACTGGAACGAAGCTGAGCCGCGACATCCGCCGCATCCTTTGACGTGCGAAGCGTCGTCCAAGCCACCAGAATATGTTGTTGATTGGGCGCGCCCCATTGGTAAACCGCCAAATCTACATGCGCTTGGGGCATTGAAAAGAGTGCGGCCTGCACGCTCTTGGTTTCCAGTGCATCCGCCACCCCGTCAAGTTGTAGCCGATATTCGCGTTCGTCAACTGAGTCTGAAACATCAAGGCCAAGTGCCAATGCCAATCGGCACTCAGCCTGCGCCGTTGGCGGCGCGAGGCAGAGAGCGCAGAGCAGCAGAAGCTGTCTCATCCGCGTGGACGTGGGCGCGCAGTCGGGCCCGTTCCCAGTATGATGTCGCTGATCTCGCGGTGCAGTTTGCGTGTCATTGCATTTTGAAAATCGGCAAATCCATTCGCGATCTCCAGAAACGCGCCGGGACCGTGCAGAACCTCGCCATGGTAAAACCCTAGCACATCGGGGTCGTCCCCGAGGATCACCAACCCGTTCACAACAACATCCTGAAACGGAAAATGCCGATAGGCATTGCCGGGGCGAAAGCCGTAATTGTTGACCCCGTCACCGGACATATCGATCACGCGCCGATCACAGTCTGGCCCGCGCTCCAGCACGGATGCGCCATAGGCCAATGCCTGTCCTACCGAGGTGGGGAACTCATCGTGGCTGCGTGTCATTTGCCCCAAGGCAAGCACCGCACGATCGATGTCGCCGTGAGTGCGCAATGCGGTCCAGTCCAGATGCAGCTTTTGCTGATAGTGGCCTGACCATTCATAGACCGCGAGCGCCACATGACCCGGCGCACCCTCTAGAATCGCGT from Roseovarius pelagicus includes the following:
- a CDS encoding pyridoxal phosphate-dependent aminotransferase; this encodes MNAHSATLSRVKPSPTIAVSTKARELKEAGRDVIGLGAGEPDFDTPENIAAAGIRAIQEGKTRYTAPDGIIELKQAICAKLKRDNALDYLPAQVSIGTGGKQILYNALMATLNPGDEVVIPAPYWVSYPDMVLLAGGEPVIAEASMQTGYKLTADQLEAAITPRTKWFIFNSPSNPTGAGYSWDELKALTDVLLRHPHVMVMTDDMYEHLAYGDFKFCTPAEVEPQLYDRTLTCNGVSKAYAMTGWRIGYAAGPEWLIGAMRKIQSQSTSNPCTISQWAAVEALNGTQDFIPENNAVFKRRRDLVVRMLNEAPGIQCPTPDGAFYVYPSIAELIGKTSEAGTKITDDEVFATALLEETGVAVVFGAAFGLSPNFRVSYATSDAALEEACTRIQQFCAKLR
- a CDS encoding helix-turn-helix domain-containing protein, whose protein sequence is MTAVSLEGWYDPDATTFGDRVAGAREQAGMSQAQLAKRLGIKKKTLEEWENDHSEPRANRLSMMAGLMNVTITWLLTGQGEGPGDPEGASLSREASELLSEVREISVQMRLASERLNRVEKELQTLLREPEIA
- a CDS encoding succinate dehydrogenase assembly factor 2, whose protein sequence is MRSIRRGTKEMDIVLSRYAAARLEMLDSEMLDLYEALLEENDQDLYQWVSGQVAPPARFEVLAADIVQHGTAGAATK
- a CDS encoding MarR family winged helix-turn-helix transcriptional regulator → MTLHDTLSPPKAEQGFMTGYLDALALVERLHRLLLDVIKDEFERVGVLEINAVQALLLFNIGDNEVTAGELKSRGYYQGSNVSYNLKKLVEMGYMHHQRCEIDRRSVRVRLTQKGRDIRDIVAGLFERHAEGLQGRGVLGADGIDQIAISLRRVERYWTDQIRYIY
- a CDS encoding DUF1194 domain-containing protein, whose translation is MRQLLLLCALCLAPPTAQAECRLALALGLDVSDSVDEREYRLQLDGVADALETKSVQAALFSMPQAHVDLAVYQWGAPNQQHILVAWTTLRTSKDAADVAAQLRSSNLRFSDPTTAVGAAITFGTELLKERGLCWQHTLDISGDGPSNAGPHPGGLPRDGWITINGLVINPLGRDNIDKDLSLTQTLEHHYRTHVIRGPGSFIETAVDFDAFQQAMARKLLREVQILTVSETTTQTIPSDLQ
- a CDS encoding DUF1194 domain-containing protein, with product MVRLACLLGLLWPGIAQADCRLALVLALDVSASVDATEYNLQRLGTSAALDSSDVRHAILEGAPGHVALAVYEWSGHYQQKLHLDWTALRTHGDIDRAVLALGQMTRSHDEFPTSVGQALAYGASVLERGPDCDRRVIDMSGDGVNNYGFRPGNAYRHFPFQDVVVNGLVILGDDPDVLGFYHGEVLHGPGAFLEIANGFADFQNAMTRKLHREISDIILGTGPTARPRPRG